The Fragaria vesca subsp. vesca linkage group LG2, FraVesHawaii_1.0, whole genome shotgun sequence genome includes a window with the following:
- the LOC101293945 gene encoding phosphatidylinositol 4-phosphate 5-kinase 1-like: protein MREALLCESPSVSDVVLCAKKKRSDHEEDAPPQLVVAAPALSIGRSRSQAGTRRVTPTTAAAAEESSIERFLPNGDLYIGSFAGSAPNGSGKYLWTDGCMYEGEWRKGKASGKGKFSWPSGATYEGEFKSGRMEGFGTFIGSDGDTYRGSWSADRKHGMGQKRYANGDFYEGSWKRNLQDGQGRYVWQNGNEYVGEWKAGVISGRGVLIWANGNKYDGQWENGVPKGNGIFTWPDGSCYVGCWNKDLKIQQLNGTFYPANGGKEQSFDDIGPFAAENLTITMRKRSSVDGSRGSLAERTFPRICIWESDGEAGDITCDIIDNVEASMFYRNGAGFDRDSLMQFKRSPCCFSGEPKKPGQPISKGHKNYDLMLNLQLGIRYSIGKHASIVRDLKPSDFDPKEKFWTRFPPEGSNKTPPHQSFEFRWKDYCPMVFRRLRELFQVDPADYMLAICGNDALRELSSPGKSGSFFYLTQDDRFMIKTVKKSEVKVLIRMLPSYYRHMSRYENSLVTKFYGVHCVKPVGGQKTRFIVMGNLFCSEYRIHRRFDLKGSSHGRTTDKPEGEIDEITTLKDLDLNFVFRLQGKWYQELMKQIDLDCEFLEAERIMDYSLLVGLHFYDGNTYDKMALSPFLLRSGQKDSFQNEKFMRGCRFLEAELQDMDRVLSGRKSRICLGANMPARAERMARRSDFDQYTPGGFSHLTPSRSGEIYDVVLYFGIIDILQDYDISKKLEHAYKSLQVDPTSISAVDPKLYSKRFRDFIGRIFIEDR, encoded by the exons ATGCGAGAAGCACTGCTATGTGAATCCCCAAGCGTCAGCGACGTCGTATTGTGCGCCAAGAAGAAGCGTTCAGACCACGAGGAGGACGCGCCGCCGCAGCTGGTCGTTGCGGCCCCGGCGCTGTCCATAGGCCGTAGCCGCTCGCAGGCCGGCACTCGCCGCGTCACTCCGACGACGGCTGCTGCGGCGGAGGAGTCGAGCATCGAGAGGTTTCTCCCCAACGGGGATCTCTACATCGGGAGCTTCGCCGGGTCTGCCCCGAACGGATCCGGTAAGTACCTCTGGACTGACGGCTGCATGTACGAAGGAGAGTGGCGGAAGGGCAAGGCCTCGGGAAAAGGGAAGTTCTCGTGGCCGTCGGGCGCGACTTACGAGGGCGAATTCAAGTCGGGTCGGATGGAAGGGTTCGGCACATTTATCGGATCCGACGGGGACACGTACCGCGGGTCGTGGTCGGCGGATCGGAAGCACGGGATGGGCCAGAAGCGCTACGCCAACGGCGATTTCTACGAGGGATCGTGGAAGCGGAACCTCCAGGACGGCCAGGGGAGGTACGTGTGGCAGAACGGGAACGAGTACGTCGGGGAATGGAAGGCCGGAGTTATTTCGGGTCGGGGCGTTTTGATTTGGGCCAATGGGAACAAGTACGACGGTCAGTGGGAGAATGGAGTCCCCAAAGGTAACGGAATATTCACGTGGCCGGACGGGAGCTGCTACGTCGGGTGTTGGAACAAGGATTTGAAGATTCAGCAGCTTAACGGGACGTTTTATCCGGCAAACGGCGGGAAGGAGCAGAGCTTCGACGACATTGGGCCGTTCGCGGCGGAGAATTTGACGATTACGATGAGGAAAAGGTCATCGGTGGACGGGAGTAGGGGGAGCTTGGCGGAGAGGACGTTTCCGAGGATTTGTATTTGGGAGAGTGACGGTGAGGCTGGGGATATTACTTGTGATATTATTGATAATGTGGAGGCTTCTATGTTCTACCGGAACGGGGCCGGTTTCGATCGGGACTCTCTTATGCAGTTCAAGAGGAGTCCCTGTTGCTTTTCCGGGGAGCCGAAGAAACCCGGGCAGCCTATTTCGAAAGGGCACAAGAACTATGACTTGATGCTCAATCTTCAACTGGGGATTAG GTACTCCATTGGGAAGCATGCTTCTATAGTGCGGGACCTTAAACCCAGTGATTTTGATCCAAAGGAGAAGTTCTGGACCAGGTTTCCGCCGGAGGGATCCAACAAAACGCCGCCTCATCAATCGTTTGAGTTCAGGTGGAAGGACTACTGTCCTATGGTGTTCAG GCGTTTGAGGGAGTTATTCCAAGTAGATCCTGCAGATTATATGCTGGCTATTTGTGGAAATGATGCTCTTAGGGAGCTTTCTTCTCCAGGGAAGAGCGGCAGCTTCTTTTACCTTACTCAGGATGATAGATTCATGATTAAGACGGTCAAGAAATCAGAAGTCAAG GTGCTAATAAGGATGCTTCCAAGTTATTATAGACACATGTCTCGGTATGAAAATTCTCTTGTGACCAAATTCTATGGGGTGCATTGTGTCAAACCTGTTGGCGGACAGAAG ACAAGGTTTATAGTGATGGGCAATTTGTTCTGCTCGGAATATAGAATACATAGACGATTTGACCTGAAAGGATCATCCCATGGTAGAACAACTGATAAGCCCGAGGGGGAAATTGATGAAATTACAACCCTGAAGGACCTTGATCTTAATTTTGTGTTTCGCCTGCAAGGAAAATGGTACCAGGAGCTTATGAA GCAAATTGATCTAGATTGTGAATTTTTGGAAGCGGAGAGAATCATGGATTATAGTCTTTTGGTTGGACTTCATTTTTACGATGGCAATACGTATGACAAAATGGCGCTATCACCTTTTCTCTTGCGCTCTG GCCAAAAGGATTCATTTCAGAATGAGAAGTTTATGCGCGGGTGTCGGTTTCTTGAAGCTGAGCTACAAGACATGGATCGAGTTTTATCTGGCCG GAAATCTCGGATCTGCTTAGGAGCCAACATGCCTGCAAGGGCAGAGCGGATGGCTCGAAGGAGTGACTTCGATCAGTACACCCCTGGTGGGTTCAGTCATTTGACCCCTTCACGCAGCGGTGAAATCTATGATGTAGTTCTCTACTTCGGGATAATAGACATTTTACAAGACTACGATATCAGCAAAAAGTTAGAACATGCATATAAATCCTTGCAAGTTGACCCAACTTCAATATCAGCTGTGGATCCCAAGCTTTACTCAAAGAGGTTTCGGGATTTCATTGGAAGAATTTTCATTGAAGACAGGTAA
- the LOC101293649 gene encoding profilin-3-like — MSWQAYVDDHLMCDIEGHHLTAAAIVGHDSSVWAQSSSFPQFKPEEVAAIMKDFDEPGSLAPTGLHLGGTKYMVIQGESGAVIRGKKGSGGITVKKTGQAMILGIYDEPITPGQCNMIVERLGDYLIDQGL, encoded by the exons ATGTCGTGGCAGGCGTATGTGGACGATCACTTGATGTGTGACATCGAAGGTCACCACCTGACTGCGGCGGCCATCGTCGGTCACGACAGTAGTGTGTGGGCTCAGAGCTCCAGCTTCCCTCAG TTCAAGCCGGAAGAAGTTGCAGCGATTATGAAGGATTTTGATGAGCCAGGGTCTCTTGCCCCGACTGGACTGCACCTTGGTGGCACAAAGTACATGGTTATTCAAGGGGAGAGTGGAGCTGTGATTCGTGGAAAGAAG GGTTCTGGTGGCATTACTGTGAAGAAAACCGGGCAGGCTATGATTTTAGGTATATACGATGAGCCGATTACTCCTGGACAGTGTAACATGATCGTGGAAAGGTTGGGAGACTATCTGATTGATCAAGGCCTATAG
- the LOC101293557 gene encoding oxysterol-binding protein-related protein 1C-like, protein MTSPFGRSDPHTTRLSLHKEPPSSNNNLSNHSSVEYGRLSQRTTAAAAAAAIAAAEALTRHPSAREQPVDVRINDIVGNGVSGILYKWVNYGKGWRPRWFVLQDGVLSYYKIHGPDRIAVTPETEKGSKVIGETSNRRLSRHRNPSPQKLRRKPFGEVHLKVSSIRESKSDDKRFSIFTGTKRLHLRAESSDDRCAWVEALQAVKDMFPRMSNSELMAPVDNVAVSTDKLRQRLAEEGVREAAIQESEQIMKTEFAGLQNQLLLLKQKQWLLIDTLRQLETEKVDLENTVVDESRQLKDSGASSRSRQDKFSEGSATESEDDNERPDAAEEETDEEDNAFFDTRDFLSSSSFKSNGSDYRISSMSSSDDDGLYAFESEDGTDPSLRSVGMDFPVVKRRKKLPDPVEKEKSVSLWSMIKDNIGKDLTKICLPVYFNEPLSSLQKGFEDLEYSYLLDRAYEWGKRGNSLMRILNVAAFAVSGYASTEGRMCKPFNPLLGETYEADYPDKGLRFFSEKVSHHPMILACHCEGNGWKFYGDSNLKSKFWGRSIQLDPVGVLTLEFDDGEILQWSKVTTSIYNLILGKLYCDHYGTMRIQGKHEYQCKLKFKEQSIIDRNPHQVQGIVQDKHGKTVATLFGKWDESMHYVDGDCSGKGKFESLSDARLLWKRSKPPKFPTRYNLTRFAITMNELLPGLKEKLPPTDSRLRPDQRYLENGEYEMANSEKLRLEQRQRQARKMQESGWKPQWFAKDKASDTYRYTGGYWEAREEGKWDACPDIFGHVPSEQVD, encoded by the exons ATGACCTCGCCATTCGGTAGATCCGATCCGCACACAACCCGGCTCAGTCTCCACAAGGAGCCGCCGTCCAGCAACAACAACCTCAGCAACCATTCCAGCGTCGAATACGGCCGCCTCAGCCAGCGCACCACCGCGGCTGCCGCCGCCGCAGCCATCGCCGCGGCGGAGGCCTTGACGCGGCATCCGAGCGCGAGGGAGCAGCCGGTGGATGTGAGGATAAACGACATCGTCGGGAATGGCGTATCGGGGATACTGTATAAGTGGGTGAATTACGGTAAGGGATGGCGGCCGAGGTGGTTCGTTTTGCAAGATGGAGTGCTTTCGTATTATAAGATTCACGGGCCTGATAGGATCGCTGTGACGCCGGAGACGGAGAAAGGCTCCAAGGTCATCGGCGAGACGTCGAATCGGAGACTTTCGAGGCATCGGAATCCTAGTCCTCAGAAGCTACGCCGCAAGCCATTCGGCGAAGTTCATCTCAAG GTCTCTAGTATCCGTGAAAGCAAATCAGATGATAAGCGGTTCTCGATCTTCACCGGTACAAAGAGGCTGCATTTGAGGGCAGAATCGAGTGACGATCGATGCGCCTGGGTGGAAGCATTGCAGGCCGTGAAAGACATGTTTCCGCGGATGTCCAACAGTGAGTTGATGGCTCCCGTGGACAATGTGGCCGTGTCTACTGATAAATTGAGGCAGCGCTTGGCCGAAGAAGGTGTTAGGGAGGCAGCCATTCAGGAAAGTGAACAGATAATGAAGACAGAGTTTGCTGGATTGCAGAACCAGCTTCTTCTGCTTAAGCAGAAACAGTGGCTCCTAATTGACACGCTACGACAGTTAGAG ACAGAAAAGGTAGATTTGGAAAATACAGTGGTTGATGAGAGCCGACAGTTGAAAGATTCTGGGGCATCCTCTAGATCAAGACAAGACAAATTCAGTG AAGGAAGTGCAACTGAATCTGAGGATGATAATGAAAGACCTGATGCTGCAGAGGAAGAAACGGATGAAGAGGACAATGCTTTCTTTGATACTCGTGATTTTTTATCATCAAGTTCTTTCAAAAGTAATGGGTCTGATTATCGGATATCTTCCATGTCTTCTTCAGATGATGATGGGCTCTATGCCTTTGAATCTGAAGATGGTACAGATCCATCACTCAGATCTGTTGGGATGGACTTTCCTGTTGTCAAGCGGCGTAAGAAATTGCCTGACCCTGTGGAGAAAGAAAAGAGTGTTAGTCTTTGGTCGATGATTAAGGACAACATTGGGAAGGACCTCACAAAAATCTGTCTCCCTGTATACTTCAACGAGCCTCTATCTTCTCTACAAAAAGGTTTTGAGGATTTGGAATATTCATACCTCCTTGATCGAGCATATGAATGGGGCAAAAGG GGTAATAGCCTTATGAGGATTCTTAATGTGGCTGCTTTTGCTGTATCTGGATATGCTTCAACTGAAGGAAGGATGTGCAAACCATTCAATCCATTATTAGGGGAAACATATGAGGCTGACTATCCAGACAAAGGCCTTCGGTTTTTCTCAGAGAAG GTTAGTCATCACCCCATGATTCTTGCTTGCCATTGTGAGGGTAATGGATGGAAATTCTATGGAGACAGCAATTTGAAGAGCAAATTCTGGGGCCGCTCAATTCAGCTTGATCCTGTTGGTGTTTTGACCTTGGAATTTGATGATGGTGAAATTCTTCAATGGAGTAAA GTCACAACTTCCATTTACAACCTCATATTGGGAAAGCTTTACTGTGATCACTATGGTACAATGCGAATACAGGGAAAGCATGAATATCAATGTAAGTTGAAATTTAAGGAGCAGTCTATCATCGACCGAAATCCTCACCAG GTTCAAGGTATAGTTCAAGATAAGCATGGGAAAACAGTGGCAACTTTGTTTGGAAAATGGGATGAAAGCATGCATTATGTGGATGGAGACTGTTCAGGGAAGGGAAAATTTGAGTCCTTATCTGATGCCCGCCTGCTCTGGAAGAGGAGCAAGCCACCCAAGTTCCCAACCAGATATAACTTAACACGCTTTGCCATTACAATGAACGAACTCCTTCCTGGATTGAAG GAGAAGTTGCCCCCAACAGATTCAAGGCTCAGACCAGATCAAAGGTATCTGGAAAATGGGGAATATGAAATGGCAAACTCTGAGAAATTGAGGCTTGAGCAGAGGCAACGGCAG GCTCGAAAGATGCAAGAAAGTGGTTGGAAACCGCAGTGGTTTGCAAAGGATAAAGCAAGCGATACTTACCGGTATACTGGCGGATATTGGGAGGCAAGAGAAGAAGGGAAGTGGGATGCTTGTCCCGATATTTTTGGCCATGTTCCGTCTGAACAAGTTGACTAA
- the LOC101293360 gene encoding uncharacterized protein LOC101293360, with translation MAFRGRGGGRGGYGRGYSKEEPFVPFPDIHLPDVRGILSELDQKKNKGLKEEETLIIDTLNWLMKSEYNLDKTGRQDKEFGKSERANRKAKREIDSFSQYLVPSMFPKELTRGSNVRQVSRENVKWDKRNTEKSDELYWSQFEKREQNLDAKKQKVGENDEEEEEDEDADEEEDDDPSDDDYQQVCT, from the exons ATGGCATTCAGAGGTCGTGGAGGGGGGCGAGGAGGATATGGACGTGGTTATTCTAAGGAAGAACCCTTTGTCCCATTTCCT GATATTCATTTACCTGATGTCAGAGGTATTTTGTCTGAGCTAGATCAAAAGAAAAACAAAGGATTGAAGGAGGAAGAAACATTAATCATAGATACTCTGAATTGGCTAATGAAATCCGAATATAATCTTGATAAGACTG GTAGACAAGACAAAGAATTTGGAAAATCTGAGAGAGCCAATCGAAAGGCTAAGAGAGAAATTGATTCTTTCTCACAGTATCTGGTACCCAGTATGTTTCCTAAAGAATTGACTAGAG GTTCAAATGTGCGGCAGGTGAGCAGAGAAAATGTTAAATGGGATAAACGGAACACAG AAAAGTCTGATGAGCTATATTGGAGTCAATTTGAAAAGCGAGAACAGAATTTG GATGCAAAGAAACAGAAAGTAGGTGAAAATGATGAGGAAGAGGAAGAGGACGAGGATGCGGACGAGGAGGAAGATGATGACCCTAGTGATGATGATTATCAGCAGGTTTGTACATAA